A genomic region of Ignavibacteria bacterium contains the following coding sequences:
- the larE gene encoding ATP-dependent sacrificial sulfur transferase LarE, whose amino-acid sequence MINEKIKNLEKLIRSYGKVIVGFSAGVDSTLVSFIANKVLGNKALIVLAKTETILEEDIQLAREISQKFNFNYREIEYNELEIENYASNPINRCYFCKSELYSRLIRLAENENVKYILDGANLDDLGDYRPGRLAAKEKEIKSPLIECGFTKKDVREAAFLLGLPNYDKPAAPCLSSRIPYGTTIDRKSLEMIAKGERFLRQMGFVNVRVRHYGSKAKIEVDKELIEILYQNFDRVKEYLNQIGYEEIEIDPEGFASGKLNQNIINKIEILK is encoded by the coding sequence ATGATAAACGAAAAAATTAAAAATCTTGAAAAGCTAATTCGATCTTATGGAAAAGTAATAGTAGGTTTTTCAGCCGGGGTTGATTCGACATTGGTTTCTTTTATTGCAAATAAGGTTCTTGGCAATAAAGCTTTGATTGTTCTTGCAAAAACTGAAACAATTTTAGAGGAAGACATCCAACTAGCGAGAGAAATTTCTCAAAAGTTCAATTTTAATTATAGAGAAATCGAATACAACGAACTTGAAATTGAAAATTATGCATCGAACCCAATCAATCGCTGTTATTTCTGTAAGTCAGAACTTTATTCGAGATTAATTCGATTGGCAGAAAATGAAAATGTAAAATACATTTTAGACGGAGCAAATCTTGATGATCTCGGTGATTACCGTCCAGGTAGATTAGCAGCCAAAGAGAAAGAAATAAAATCTCCTTTAATTGAGTGTGGATTTACAAAAAAAGATGTTCGCGAAGCAGCATTTCTATTAGGACTTCCAAATTATGATAAGCCCGCAGCTCCCTGTTTATCTTCCAGAATTCCTTATGGAACAACCATTGATAGAAAATCTCTTGAAATGATTGCAAAAGGTGAAAGATTTTTGAGACAGATGGGATTTGTAAATGTGCGTGTTCGTCATTATGGAAGTAAAGCCAAAATAGAAGTTGATAAAGAGTTGATTGAAATATTGTACCAAAACTTTGATAGAGTTAAAGAATATTTAAATCAGATAGGTTATGAAGAAATAGAAATCGATCCCGAAGGTTTTGCATCGGGCAAATTAAATCAAAACATTATTAATAAAATTGAAATACTGAAATGA
- the larB gene encoding nickel pincer cofactor biosynthesis protein LarB, with translation MKKDLKEILKDLKDSKIDIEDALTFIEQNQKTVELGFASLDVHRENRTNIPEIIFCENKTIDKILKIIKTILKEKDLVIGSRCSEEKLKLIKKKYPKGIYSFEGQAFFIGKVKEKIPGKVALISAGTTDVPVCEEASIVLQALGIEHEKFYDIGVAGIHRLLSRAEKINKCDVLIVAAGMEGALPSVIGGMFSQPIIAIPTSIGYGTSLSGFTALFAMLTSCSPGITVVNINNGVGAASAAVKILKLIDNKIK, from the coding sequence ATGAAGAAAGATTTAAAAGAAATATTAAAAGATTTGAAAGACTCAAAAATAGATATTGAAGATGCATTAACTTTTATTGAACAAAACCAAAAAACGGTTGAACTTGGTTTTGCCTCACTTGATGTGCATAGAGAAAATAGAACAAACATTCCAGAGATAATTTTCTGTGAAAATAAGACCATAGATAAGATCCTGAAAATTATTAAGACAATTTTGAAAGAAAAAGATTTAGTAATTGGAAGCCGATGTTCAGAAGAAAAATTAAAATTGATCAAAAAGAAATATCCAAAGGGAATTTATTCTTTCGAAGGCCAGGCATTTTTTATAGGCAAAGTAAAAGAGAAAATTCCTGGTAAAGTTGCATTAATTTCGGCAGGAACAACGGATGTTCCAGTTTGTGAAGAAGCAAGTATTGTTTTACAGGCGCTTGGGATTGAACACGAAAAATTTTATGATATTGGCGTAGCAGGGATTCACCGATTATTATCTAGAGCGGAAAAAATCAACAAATGTGATGTTTTAATTGTTGCTGCTGGAATGGAAGGAGCTCTCCCTTCTGTTATTGGTGGAATGTTTTCTCAACCAATTATTGCAATTCCAACAAGCATTGGCTATGGAACTTCCTTGAGCGGTTTTACTGCTCTATTTGCGATGTTGACAAGTTGTTCACCGGGAATTACAGTCGTAAATATTAACAATGGAGTTGGCGCTGCTTCAGCTGCTGTTAAGATATTGAAATTAATCGATAATAAGATTAAATAA
- the glgA gene encoding glycogen synthase GlgA, whose translation MKVAFVTSELAPFAKVGGLADVAQGLTKALSKLGCDIKIFLPKYSTIDPWRDELHYCFDINEIKLKISEKEFSVHTFKKEIEFNSKYRVEVYFVDSPFHFERDSIYTNDIDEGERFLLFSKAVIEIIQRLKWAPDVFHINDWPTGLLPVILNQHYSWDTLFKHSRFLFTIHNIEYQGNFQPELIYNNHLDGKYFYLGGPLEFHGKVSFLKAGIEFSDIITTVSENYANEILMPEFGAGMENILQTKKDKLFGILNGVDYSEWNPKTDQFIPYKYSEKSLYRKKWNKIELLKTFHLPEDKETPLIGIVSRLVSQKGFDLIINGIDEILKLNCRFVILGSGEIKYEDFFRSLSYSYPEKFGLKIGFDNHLAHLIEAGADMFLMPSKYEPCGLNQIYSLKYGTVPIVRKTGGLADTIRDWDLYIELNLHSGNGFTFNDYTADSMLDAINRALSKYRDKKVWKQIQLNGMKEDFSWDKSAKKYLQLYQLASKI comes from the coding sequence ATGAAAGTTGCCTTTGTAACTTCTGAGTTGGCGCCATTTGCGAAAGTGGGCGGACTTGCAGATGTTGCTCAGGGTTTGACCAAAGCTTTAAGTAAACTGGGATGTGATATTAAAATTTTCCTCCCCAAGTACTCCACCATCGATCCATGGCGTGACGAGCTCCATTATTGCTTTGATATAAATGAAATAAAATTAAAAATTTCTGAAAAAGAATTTTCGGTTCATACATTTAAAAAAGAAATTGAATTTAATTCGAAATACAGAGTTGAAGTTTATTTTGTCGACTCTCCTTTTCATTTTGAGCGTGATTCTATTTACACTAATGACATAGACGAAGGAGAAAGATTCCTGCTTTTTTCTAAAGCTGTTATTGAAATCATACAAAGATTAAAATGGGCTCCCGATGTTTTTCATATCAATGACTGGCCCACAGGTCTACTGCCCGTAATTCTCAATCAACATTACAGTTGGGATACTTTATTTAAGCATTCAAGATTTCTTTTTACAATTCACAATATCGAGTATCAGGGGAATTTTCAGCCTGAACTTATTTATAATAATCATCTGGATGGGAAATATTTTTACTTAGGCGGTCCTCTTGAATTTCACGGTAAAGTATCTTTTTTGAAAGCTGGTATTGAATTCTCTGATATCATTACAACTGTTAGTGAAAATTATGCAAATGAAATTTTAATGCCCGAATTTGGTGCGGGAATGGAAAATATTCTTCAAACGAAAAAAGATAAACTTTTTGGCATCTTAAATGGAGTCGATTATTCAGAGTGGAATCCAAAAACGGATCAATTCATTCCTTACAAATATTCTGAAAAATCTCTTTATCGAAAAAAATGGAATAAAATTGAACTTCTAAAAACTTTTCATTTACCGGAAGATAAAGAAACACCGTTAATCGGAATTGTCTCAAGACTTGTTTCTCAAAAAGGATTTGATTTAATAATTAATGGTATTGATGAAATTTTAAAGTTGAATTGCCGATTTGTAATTCTTGGTTCGGGTGAAATTAAATATGAAGATTTCTTCAGAAGCTTATCTTATTCTTATCCAGAGAAATTTGGTTTGAAAATTGGATTTGATAATCATCTGGCACATTTGATTGAAGCTGGTGCAGATATGTTTTTAATGCCTTCAAAATATGAGCCTTGTGGACTTAATCAAATTTATAGTTTGAAATATGGGACTGTACCAATCGTTAGAAAAACCGGCGGGCTTGCAGATACTATTCGTGATTGGGATCTATACATAGAATTGAATTTACATTCAGGCAATGGATTTACATTTAATGATTATACGGCAGATTCAATGCTTGATGCAATTAACAGAGCACTTTCGAAGTATAGGGATAAAAAAGTTTGGAAGCAGATACAATTAAATGGAATGAAAGAAGATTTTTCCTGGGATAAGTCTGCAAAAAAATATTTGCAATTGTATCAATTAGCTTCGAAAATTTAA
- a CDS encoding phosphate/phosphite/phosphonate ABC transporter substrate-binding protein — MRFLKYFFYILPTLIFIVFISIRETKGTLGTLKNPVKLYFTPSVDAEKITLSAKPLIKFLEKETGYYFETAVPTSYIAVVEAFGTDRADIAIINSFSYLLAHEKYGANAVLRVIRTGNQAYYRGQIIVRTDSGIEKLEDLNGKSIAYVDASSASGYILPSALLRKKGIKPSRETFAMKHDNVVIMVYQKQVDAGATFYSPPHPVTGEPLDARSRVKKQYPDVFEKIKILALTDSLPNDPVVFRKGMPRAMVERIKNALLKFANSEEGKKIMPEIYSMEGLMETQDSDYDLLRKLIKEAGLNLEEMVKK; from the coding sequence TTGAGATTTCTAAAATACTTCTTCTATATTCTTCCCACATTAATCTTTATTGTCTTCATTTCGATTAGGGAGACAAAAGGAACACTTGGAACTTTAAAAAATCCTGTTAAGCTTTATTTTACACCCTCAGTTGATGCTGAAAAGATTACTCTCAGCGCCAAACCGTTAATTAAATTTCTTGAAAAAGAAACTGGCTATTATTTTGAGACAGCAGTTCCAACTTCTTACATCGCAGTTGTTGAAGCTTTTGGAACAGACCGGGCAGATATTGCAATAATTAACTCGTTCAGTTATTTACTTGCTCATGAAAAATACGGCGCAAATGCTGTGCTGAGAGTAATCAGAACCGGTAATCAAGCATATTATCGTGGGCAAATAATAGTAAGAACTGATTCCGGAATTGAAAAACTTGAAGACTTAAATGGGAAATCAATTGCTTATGTTGATGCATCATCGGCTTCAGGTTATATTCTGCCAAGTGCACTCCTTCGAAAGAAAGGAATAAAGCCTTCCAGAGAAACTTTTGCGATGAAACATGACAATGTTGTGATTATGGTTTACCAGAAGCAAGTTGATGCAGGCGCCACTTTTTACTCTCCACCACATCCAGTGACTGGCGAACCTCTTGATGCACGATCAAGAGTTAAAAAACAGTATCCAGATGTATTTGAAAAAATTAAAATACTTGCTCTAACTGATTCTTTGCCAAATGATCCTGTGGTTTTTAGAAAAGGAATGCCTCGTGCGATGGTTGAAAGAATTAAAAATGCTTTGCTGAAGTTTGCTAACTCTGAAGAAGGCAAAAAGATTATGCCCGAAATTTATAGTATGGAAGGTTTAATGGAAACACAAGATTCAGATTATGATCTTCTTCGAAAACTTATCAAAGAAGCTGGATTAAATCTTGAAGAAATGGTTAAGAAATAA
- the phnC gene encoding phosphonate ABC transporter ATP-binding protein: protein MMNSNVIVEVRNLHKVYPSGTHALKGVSLDVYEGEFLVVIGLSGSGKTTLLKCINRLEEPTAGTVKFLGKDITHIKGKELREVRTHIGMVFQQFNLIKRMSVLNNVLAGKLGYMKTLPSILGNFPPQCIEEALKNLDIVGIKEYAYERADKLSGGQQQRVAIARSLMQSPKLLLADEPVASLDPATSNSIMQYFEKVNKELGVTVVCNLHFLSLVRRYATRVIALKAGEIVFEGYPNEIDEKWFKKIYGEEAEEVEIR from the coding sequence ATAATGAACTCAAATGTAATCGTTGAAGTACGCAACTTACACAAAGTGTATCCAAGTGGAACTCACGCATTGAAAGGAGTTTCGCTTGATGTTTATGAAGGTGAGTTTCTTGTTGTAATCGGTTTAAGCGGTTCTGGCAAAACAACTTTATTAAAATGCATTAATCGACTTGAAGAACCAACGGCAGGTACAGTTAAATTTCTCGGTAAAGATATAACGCATATTAAAGGTAAGGAACTTCGAGAAGTTAGAACACACATTGGAATGGTTTTCCAGCAGTTTAATTTGATCAAAAGAATGAGTGTACTTAATAATGTACTTGCTGGAAAACTAGGATATATGAAAACATTACCATCGATACTTGGCAACTTCCCGCCGCAATGTATTGAAGAAGCTTTAAAGAATCTTGATATAGTTGGTATAAAAGAATATGCATACGAACGAGCTGATAAACTTAGCGGTGGTCAGCAGCAGAGAGTTGCAATTGCAAGAAGTTTAATGCAATCACCAAAACTGTTACTTGCAGATGAACCAGTTGCAAGTCTTGATCCGGCAACTTCAAATTCAATAATGCAATATTTCGAAAAAGTAAATAAAGAACTTGGCGTGACTGTTGTCTGTAATTTACACTTTCTTAGTCTTGTTAGAAGATACGCAACTCGTGTGATTGCTCTAAAAGCCGGTGAGATTGTTTTCGAAGGTTATCCGAATGAAATTGATGAAAAGTGGTTCAAAAAAATTTACGGAGAAGAAGCAGAAGAAGTGGAGATTAGATAA
- the phnE gene encoding phosphonate ABC transporter, permease protein PhnE, producing the protein MLEPELELHPKEKILRKKRNQEKIDLVKAILLDSFFIFYTILVCQRAIYYKVILDLRELPFSWSEILIFAIFSLIVGFVWGYSRTSLGAKIMGLAKDTKFAKWSSEIFAWTLFNLTFIAGWLVTKISLIDLFSKEGIEGANRIFHALFTPEFGIFDDALFAIIETIYLALVATLLSIPPTLIISFFTARNLMKDNWFTMTIYYVLRIILNFVRSIEPLIWAIIFSVWVGIGPYAGMIALLVHTIAANAKLYSEAIESIEEGPVDAIEATGANKIQVIWYAVVPQIILPFLSFTIYRWDINVRMATVIGLVGGGGIGTMLMQYQGLAQWHEVGLIVIMIAIVVWIMDYISAKIREAIY; encoded by the coding sequence ATGTTAGAACCAGAATTAGAGTTACATCCTAAGGAAAAAATTTTAAGAAAGAAAAGAAATCAAGAAAAGATTGATCTTGTAAAAGCTATCCTTTTAGATAGTTTCTTTATTTTTTACACAATTCTTGTTTGTCAAAGAGCTATTTATTACAAAGTAATCCTTGATCTTCGAGAATTACCTTTTTCGTGGTCTGAAATTCTCATCTTTGCTATCTTTTCATTAATAGTAGGATTTGTTTGGGGTTACAGCCGCACTTCACTCGGAGCTAAAATTATGGGTCTGGCGAAGGATACCAAATTCGCCAAATGGTCTTCTGAGATTTTTGCATGGACATTATTCAATTTAACCTTTATTGCGGGTTGGTTAGTTACCAAAATTTCGCTGATCGATTTATTCAGCAAAGAAGGAATTGAAGGAGCAAATAGAATATTTCACGCATTATTTACTCCTGAGTTTGGAATTTTTGATGATGCTCTCTTTGCGATAATTGAAACAATTTATCTTGCATTAGTCGCAACTTTATTATCCATTCCACCGACATTAATTATAAGCTTCTTCACTGCTCGTAATCTGATGAAGGATAATTGGTTTACTATGACTATTTATTATGTGTTGAGAATAATTTTAAATTTTGTCCGTTCGATTGAACCACTAATTTGGGCAATTATTTTTTCTGTGTGGGTTGGAATTGGACCTTATGCTGGAATGATCGCGTTACTTGTTCATACAATCGCCGCAAATGCAAAACTTTATTCTGAAGCAATTGAAAGTATTGAAGAAGGGCCAGTTGATGCAATTGAAGCAACAGGTGCGAATAAAATTCAAGTCATATGGTATGCTGTGGTTCCTCAAATAATTCTGCCGTTTTTATCTTTTACTATTTATCGTTGGGACATAAATGTTAGAATGGCGACTGTGATTGGTCTGGTTGGGGGTGGTGGAATTGGTACAATGCTTATGCAGTATCAGGGACTTGCTCAATGGCATGAAGTTGGTTTGATTGTTATTATGATTGCAATTGTTGTATGGATAATGGATTACATTAGTGCAAAGATTAGAGAAGCAATTTATTAA
- the metG gene encoding methionine--tRNA ligase, with translation MDNKTFKRTLVTAALPYANGPIHLGHLAGAYLPADIFVRFKRLKGEDIIFICGSDEHGVPITITAEKEGVSPKVIIDRYHEMNRKAFEDFGMSFDNYSRTSLPLHHKTAQEFFLKYYENGILKQKKEMQYYDEKAKMFLPDRYLVGTCPHCKSEDARGDQCENCGSYLNPTDLINPKSKVTGETPVLKETIHWYFPLGAYQERLEKYIAEKDAQEGWKENVLNYCRSWFQEGLQDRAVTRDLDWGVKVPVAGFENKVLYVWFEAVLGYISSTKEWAEKKGNPDEWKKYWQDPETKYIAFIGKDNVVFHCIVFPAMLMAWNDLSEEKYILPDNVPANEFLNYEGLKFSKSRGWGIDLKDFLEHFPPDPLRYYLASILPENRDTDFYWRDFQAKNNNELADIFGNFVNRTLTFTAKHFNLQVPEIKKLRPIDEELLKQIPEFKKNVEHYFEKIRIKDALTETMNLARLANKYFNDSQPWKTIKEDPEACATTINLSLQLIRTLAVMLSPVIPFTSEKIFKLLNIESEELKKWDGCEEPKLQAGHKINQPEIIFTKIEDKTIEPYLKSQEKQEQVELKNRENKIEIDDFKKIEIRVAKVIECENVPKSKKLLKLKIDLGFEKRQVIAGLAEFYKPEEMIGKKVLVVSNLKEAKLMNEISQGMILAVEDENKKLKLVTVDDNLPLGAILR, from the coding sequence ATGGATAACAAGACTTTCAAGCGAACCTTAGTTACAGCCGCATTGCCTTACGCAAACGGACCCATTCATCTTGGACATTTAGCAGGAGCTTATCTCCCTGCCGATATTTTTGTCCGTTTCAAAAGATTGAAGGGTGAAGATATAATTTTTATCTGCGGTTCTGACGAGCACGGCGTTCCAATAACTATTACAGCCGAGAAAGAAGGCGTTTCTCCAAAAGTTATTATTGATCGTTATCACGAAATGAACCGCAAGGCATTTGAAGATTTTGGAATGAGTTTCGATAACTACTCGAGAACTTCTCTCCCGCTTCATCATAAGACTGCACAGGAATTTTTCTTAAAGTATTATGAGAATGGAATCCTCAAACAGAAGAAAGAAATGCAGTATTATGATGAAAAAGCTAAGATGTTTTTGCCAGATAGATATCTTGTGGGCACCTGTCCGCATTGTAAGAGTGAAGATGCTCGAGGCGATCAATGTGAGAATTGTGGTAGCTATCTTAATCCCACTGATCTAATTAATCCGAAAAGTAAAGTAACAGGTGAAACTCCCGTCCTAAAAGAAACGATCCATTGGTATTTCCCTCTCGGAGCTTATCAGGAACGTCTTGAAAAATATATTGCTGAAAAAGATGCTCAGGAAGGATGGAAAGAAAATGTTTTAAATTATTGTCGAAGCTGGTTTCAAGAAGGTTTGCAGGATAGAGCAGTTACTCGTGATCTCGATTGGGGAGTTAAAGTACCAGTTGCAGGATTTGAAAATAAAGTTCTTTATGTCTGGTTTGAAGCAGTTCTCGGTTATATTTCATCGACAAAAGAATGGGCAGAAAAAAAAGGAAACCCAGACGAATGGAAAAAATACTGGCAGGATCCTGAAACAAAATATATTGCCTTCATTGGTAAGGATAATGTAGTTTTTCATTGCATCGTATTCCCAGCAATGTTAATGGCTTGGAATGATTTGAGTGAAGAAAAATACATCCTTCCAGATAATGTGCCTGCGAATGAGTTTTTGAATTACGAAGGATTGAAATTTTCAAAAAGTCGGGGTTGGGGAATTGATTTAAAAGATTTCTTGGAACATTTTCCACCAGACCCATTGAGATATTATTTAGCTTCAATTCTTCCAGAGAACCGCGACACTGATTTTTATTGGCGAGATTTTCAAGCCAAAAACAATAATGAACTTGCCGATATTTTTGGAAATTTTGTCAATCGAACTTTAACTTTTACAGCTAAACATTTTAATCTCCAGGTTCCTGAAATCAAAAAATTAAGACCGATTGATGAGGAACTCCTGAAACAAATTCCTGAATTCAAAAAAAATGTTGAGCATTATTTCGAAAAGATCAGGATCAAAGATGCTTTGACTGAGACAATGAATCTCGCTCGACTTGCAAATAAATATTTTAACGATTCTCAACCATGGAAAACAATCAAAGAAGATCCTGAAGCCTGCGCAACAACAATAAATCTTTCTTTGCAACTGATCAGAACTCTGGCTGTAATGCTTTCACCAGTTATTCCATTTACATCCGAAAAAATATTTAAACTATTGAACATTGAAAGCGAAGAATTAAAAAAATGGGATGGCTGTGAGGAACCAAAACTTCAAGCGGGGCATAAAATCAACCAGCCTGAAATTATTTTCACCAAGATTGAAGATAAAACAATTGAACCTTATCTAAAGAGTCAGGAGAAACAGGAACAGGTTGAATTGAAAAACCGGGAGAATAAAATTGAGATTGATGATTTTAAGAAAATTGAAATTCGAGTTGCAAAGGTAATTGAATGCGAGAATGTTCCTAAATCAAAAAAACTTTTGAAGCTAAAAATAGATCTTGGTTTTGAGAAACGTCAGGTTATAGCTGGGCTTGCCGAGTTTTATAAACCTGAAGAAATGATTGGAAAGAAAGTTTTAGTTGTTTCGAATCTTAAAGAAGCAAAATTAATGAATGAAATCTCACAAGGAATGATACTCGCAGTTGAAGACGAAAATAAAAAACTTAAACTTGTAACTGTTGATGATAATTTACCTCTCGGTGCAATTTTAAGATAA
- a CDS encoding peptidyl-prolyl cis-trans isomerase → MIYLILQSGCSEEKLPEDYLAVVNDRMLTKKTVSYLIDSLYFSEENLEQLVQNWIEMELLTQAALDEGLEAKNEFAVRNDINTRRLLAAEYLKEKLKEVNTVVSKEELEDYYQKHKGEFILNYDIYKVNQIITTNLSKAIDLRNTTLSQLDFSKSIQVTFRPEEIIDERYAVYLREFDDMPYELANVIQTLTPGEITYPIDIGNGEYLVTQLISSYKKGDEPSIEFVKELIEERIIFERQKKYYQELINKLAQEADIKVRELK, encoded by the coding sequence ATGATTTATCTTATTCTGCAATCGGGTTGTTCTGAAGAAAAATTACCTGAAGATTATCTTGCTGTCGTCAATGATAGAATGCTTACTAAAAAGACAGTAAGTTATCTTATCGATTCACTTTATTTTAGTGAAGAAAATCTTGAACAGTTAGTTCAAAATTGGATTGAGATGGAATTATTAACGCAGGCAGCTTTAGACGAAGGTCTCGAAGCCAAAAATGAATTTGCTGTAAGAAATGATATCAATACAAGAAGACTACTCGCTGCAGAATATTTGAAAGAAAAACTTAAAGAAGTAAATACAGTTGTATCAAAAGAAGAACTTGAAGATTATTATCAAAAACATAAGGGCGAGTTTATTCTTAATTACGATATCTACAAAGTAAATCAAATTATAACTACAAATCTTTCGAAGGCAATTGATTTGAGAAACACAACTCTATCGCAACTCGATTTTTCCAAATCAATTCAAGTTACCTTCAGACCAGAAGAAATTATTGATGAACGGTACGCTGTTTATCTCAGAGAGTTTGACGATATGCCATACGAACTTGCAAATGTAATTCAAACACTTACTCCGGGAGAAATTACTTATCCTATTGATATAGGTAATGGTGAATATTTAGTTACTCAACTAATTTCAAGCTATAAAAAAGGCGATGAGCCTTCCATTGAATTTGTAAAAGAATTAATTGAAGAAAGAATTATCTTTGAAAGACAAAAAAAGTATTATCAAGAGCTAATCAATAAACTAGCACAGGAAGCTGATATAAAGGTAAGAGAATTAAAATGA
- a CDS encoding parvulin peptidyl-prolyl isomerase translates to MNQIRKIFFVFLIISINGFAQEVLDKVVAVVDNQYILLSELDFQTQIIAYQRKLNPNDPNLKKAVLNSLIEEKLMLVQAELDSIRVTEDEVNRQLDFQIENFIQQFGSKEKLEQAYNRPLEKVKRELRDEIRNNILIQKVQDQKFARLEVSRFEVEKFFEQYKDSIGLVPEEVQLSQIFIQAKLSDYDKGILRKKLQTILDSIKNGGDFAEFAKRYSEDQATAKQGGDLGFVRRGLFFREFEEVVFTLKEGEFSDIIETPVGFHIAQLVERRGETVRVRHILLKLQPSAESEQKIIEFLSAIRDSILSGKNSFAYYARLYSEDKATAQFGGEMGKVPVAELDPDLRNLISKMKDGDVSQPRKLTVSKDMYGYQLILLEKRIPEHYPDINLDYDKIAQLALLQKKQKVYRDLIEQLKKQVYWEIRL, encoded by the coding sequence ATGAATCAAATTAGAAAAATATTTTTTGTGTTTTTAATTATTTCAATAAATGGTTTTGCTCAGGAAGTTCTGGACAAAGTCGTTGCTGTAGTTGATAATCAATACATTCTGTTAAGCGAGCTTGATTTTCAAACTCAAATTATTGCTTATCAAAGGAAGTTAAATCCCAACGATCCAAATTTGAAAAAAGCAGTTTTAAATTCATTGATTGAAGAAAAATTAATGCTTGTTCAGGCTGAACTTGATTCAATTCGCGTGACTGAAGACGAAGTTAATCGTCAGCTCGATTTTCAAATTGAAAATTTTATTCAACAATTTGGTTCAAAAGAAAAATTGGAGCAGGCATATAATCGGCCATTAGAGAAAGTAAAAAGAGAATTAAGAGATGAAATAAGAAATAACATCTTAATTCAAAAAGTTCAGGATCAAAAATTTGCTCGGTTAGAAGTTAGCCGCTTTGAAGTTGAAAAGTTTTTTGAACAATATAAAGACAGTATTGGTCTTGTGCCTGAAGAGGTTCAACTCTCTCAAATATTTATTCAAGCCAAACTTTCTGATTATGATAAAGGAATTTTGAGGAAAAAACTTCAAACCATTTTAGACTCAATTAAAAATGGCGGCGATTTTGCTGAGTTTGCAAAAAGGTACAGTGAAGATCAAGCGACCGCAAAACAGGGAGGCGATTTAGGTTTTGTTCGTCGTGGTTTATTCTTCAGAGAATTTGAAGAAGTCGTATTCACTTTGAAAGAAGGGGAATTCTCAGATATCATTGAAACTCCAGTTGGATTTCACATTGCTCAACTCGTTGAAAGAAGAGGTGAAACAGTTAGAGTAAGACACATACTTTTGAAACTTCAACCCAGTGCCGAAAGTGAACAGAAAATTATTGAATTTCTTTCAGCAATTAGGGATAGTATTCTCAGCGGAAAAAATTCATTTGCATATTACGCACGTCTTTATTCTGAAGATAAAGCTACTGCTCAATTTGGAGGTGAAATGGGCAAAGTGCCCGTTGCCGAACTTGATCCTGATTTAAGAAATTTAATTTCAAAAATGAAAGATGGTGATGTATCGCAACCAAGAAAACTAACTGTTTCTAAAGATATGTATGGTTATCAATTGATTTTGCTCGAAAAGAGAATTCCTGAACATTATCCAGACATTAATTTAGATTATGATAAAATTGCTCAGCTTGCTCTTTTACAAAAGAAACAAAAGGTGTATCGAGACTTAATTGAACAACTTAAAAAACAAGTTTATTGGGAAATAAGATTATAG